The following proteins are co-located in the Procambarus clarkii isolate CNS0578487 chromosome 4, FALCON_Pclarkii_2.0, whole genome shotgun sequence genome:
- the LOC138369828 gene encoding NAD-dependent protein deacetylase sirtuin-2-like isoform X2, with protein MVRDTHTRCVTMADCEGSKTAEQPTEKETPKVAEGQVEKDAPTEKKDESARTGECEGAIGGMRDPSAKLEVEDSDEEYSDEDYEDEDYDGSEGEEDKEGFMSMLQNFLMNKLHLSGGADTPQVLEEVNIEGVVKYIKSGQCKNVITMAGAGISTSAG; from the exons ATggtgagagacacacacactag GTGTGTAACAATGGCCGACTGTGAAGGAAGCAAGACTGCAGAGCAGCCAACTGAAAAGGAAACCCCCAAGGTGGCAGAAGGCCAAGTGGAGAAGGATGCTCCTACAGAAAAGAAAGATGAAAGTGCGA GAACTGGGGAGTGTGAAGGTGCTATTGGTGGGATGAGAGACCCCAGCGCAAAGCTGGAGGTGGAAGATAGTGATGAGGAATACAGTGATGAGGACTACGAGGATGAGGACTACGATGGGAGTGAGGGGGAGGAAGATAAGGAAGGATTCATGAGTATGCTTCAGAATTTCTTGATGAATAAACTTCACCTGAGTGGAGGTGCAGACACACCGCAA GTACTGGAAGAGGTAAACATTGAAGGTGTTGTGAAATACATCAAGAGTGGACAGTGCAAGAATGTTATAACCATGGCAGGAGCTGGCATATCAACATCTGCAGGTTAG
- the LOC138369828 gene encoding NAD-dependent protein deacetylase sirtuin-2-like isoform X1, whose translation MVRDTHTRCVTMADCEGSKTAEQPTEKETPKVAEGQVEKDAPTEKKDESATGTGECEGAIGGMRDPSAKLEVEDSDEEYSDEDYEDEDYDGSEGEEDKEGFMSMLQNFLMNKLHLSGGADTPQVLEEVNIEGVVKYIKSGQCKNVITMAGAGISTSAG comes from the exons ATggtgagagacacacacactag GTGTGTAACAATGGCCGACTGTGAAGGAAGCAAGACTGCAGAGCAGCCAACTGAAAAGGAAACCCCCAAGGTGGCAGAAGGCCAAGTGGAGAAGGATGCTCCTACAGAAAAGAAAGATGAAAGTGCGA CAGGAACTGGGGAGTGTGAAGGTGCTATTGGTGGGATGAGAGACCCCAGCGCAAAGCTGGAGGTGGAAGATAGTGATGAGGAATACAGTGATGAGGACTACGAGGATGAGGACTACGATGGGAGTGAGGGGGAGGAAGATAAGGAAGGATTCATGAGTATGCTTCAGAATTTCTTGATGAATAAACTTCACCTGAGTGGAGGTGCAGACACACCGCAA GTACTGGAAGAGGTAAACATTGAAGGTGTTGTGAAATACATCAAGAGTGGACAGTGCAAGAATGTTATAACCATGGCAGGAGCTGGCATATCAACATCTGCAGGTTAG
- the LOC138369828 gene encoding NAD-dependent protein deacetylase sirtuin-2-like isoform X3: MADCEGSKTAEQPTEKETPKVAEGQVEKDAPTEKKDESATGTGECEGAIGGMRDPSAKLEVEDSDEEYSDEDYEDEDYDGSEGEEDKEGFMSMLQNFLMNKLHLSGGADTPQVLEEVNIEGVVKYIKSGQCKNVITMAGAGISTSAG; the protein is encoded by the exons ATGGCCGACTGTGAAGGAAGCAAGACTGCAGAGCAGCCAACTGAAAAGGAAACCCCCAAGGTGGCAGAAGGCCAAGTGGAGAAGGATGCTCCTACAGAAAAGAAAGATGAAAGTGCGA CAGGAACTGGGGAGTGTGAAGGTGCTATTGGTGGGATGAGAGACCCCAGCGCAAAGCTGGAGGTGGAAGATAGTGATGAGGAATACAGTGATGAGGACTACGAGGATGAGGACTACGATGGGAGTGAGGGGGAGGAAGATAAGGAAGGATTCATGAGTATGCTTCAGAATTTCTTGATGAATAAACTTCACCTGAGTGGAGGTGCAGACACACCGCAA GTACTGGAAGAGGTAAACATTGAAGGTGTTGTGAAATACATCAAGAGTGGACAGTGCAAGAATGTTATAACCATGGCAGGAGCTGGCATATCAACATCTGCAGGTTAG
- the LOC138369828 gene encoding NAD-dependent protein deacetylase sirtuin-2-like isoform X4, with product MADCEGSKTAEQPTEKETPKVAEGQVEKDAPTEKKDESARTGECEGAIGGMRDPSAKLEVEDSDEEYSDEDYEDEDYDGSEGEEDKEGFMSMLQNFLMNKLHLSGGADTPQVLEEVNIEGVVKYIKSGQCKNVITMAGAGISTSAG from the exons ATGGCCGACTGTGAAGGAAGCAAGACTGCAGAGCAGCCAACTGAAAAGGAAACCCCCAAGGTGGCAGAAGGCCAAGTGGAGAAGGATGCTCCTACAGAAAAGAAAGATGAAAGTGCGA GAACTGGGGAGTGTGAAGGTGCTATTGGTGGGATGAGAGACCCCAGCGCAAAGCTGGAGGTGGAAGATAGTGATGAGGAATACAGTGATGAGGACTACGAGGATGAGGACTACGATGGGAGTGAGGGGGAGGAAGATAAGGAAGGATTCATGAGTATGCTTCAGAATTTCTTGATGAATAAACTTCACCTGAGTGGAGGTGCAGACACACCGCAA GTACTGGAAGAGGTAAACATTGAAGGTGTTGTGAAATACATCAAGAGTGGACAGTGCAAGAATGTTATAACCATGGCAGGAGCTGGCATATCAACATCTGCAGGTTAG